From the genome of Mercenaria mercenaria strain notata unplaced genomic scaffold, MADL_Memer_1 contig_3158, whole genome shotgun sequence:
CCATGTAGGCACTCTGTGTGTTAGCATTGtgttgtttgtaatattttattgatgTACCACTGATTCCAGAAGATGATCATCATCACCTGATCATGTTTCTTGTACTGTTCTACCTGTTTGAAAACTGTGTGATAGTACTGTATTGTTATATTTACAGTACTGAACCAGTGATTCCAAAAGATGATCACCTGGTTATGTTTCTTCCACTGTTCCACATGTATGGACTTTGTGTGTGGATTGTACAGCCATTTTTTAGGGGCAACTCTTGTTATCATGAGGAAGTTTACACCTGATGATTATCTGAGACTGATAGAAAAATACAAGGTAAACTCACGAGAATAAGTACAAGTAAAAAAACTGACTAGATTAAATTCCTTCTAATTTCCtctgttattgatattatacTTAAATGACTAATGCAGCGGAAAATGCTTCTGCATATCCTTATATTCTATATTCTTTTGAGAGTTTCTTACTTGTTTAAGGTctttgaaaatatatactttaatatttttcagccaACCACCATACAGACTGTACCACCTATAATGGTAATGTTTGCTAAGTATCCAAAAGTGTCAGAGTATGATTTATCCTCGGTTAAGGGTGCAGTTTGCGGTGCTGCCCCACTTAGCAAGGAAATAGAAGATGTTGTAAAAACCAAGCTGAAACTACCCTGTAATAACCAAGGTAACTCTTGGTCTTAAAACAAGTAGTATAGTCTATAGTGGAGAAAGATTGTagcattgtaccccccgacaacaaagttgtaagggggggtatactggtttcaggttgtctgtctgtctgtctgtctgtccgtctgtccgtctggtcgtctgtccgtctgtccgtagacgcaatcttgtgcgcaccatctttccttatccccttgacagaatttaatgaaacttcacacaagtgatcagtaccaacagtagttgtgcatggggcatgttaggttcttttagaaaaaaaattggcagagttatgggactttgtttttttgttactatactatatacatagacacaatcttgtgcgcaccatctctcctcatccccttgacacaatttaatgaaacttcacacaagtgatcagtaccaacagtagttgtgcatggggcatgttaggttcttttagaaaaaaaattggcagagttatgggactttgtttttttgttactatactatatacatagacacaatcttgtgtgcaccatctctcctcatccccttgacacaatttaatgaaacttcacacaagtgatcagtaacaacagcagttgtgcatggggcatgttaggttctttcagaaaaaactttgcagagttatgggactttgtttttttgttactatactgtatacatagacacaatcttgtacgcaccatctctcctcatccacttgacacaatttaataaaacttcacacaagtgatcagtaacaacagtagttgtgcatagggcatgttaggttctttcagcgacaaaaattgcagagttatgggactttgtttcttgttaacatactatgtacatacagtctgcatatgcaatcttgtgcgtgcctgatctaccaaacccttacacacaatttaatgaaacttcacacaaatgatcagtaccaaccctagttgtgcatggtgcatgttacattcttttagataaatattctgcatagttatgggactttgttttttgttactatactgtatacatacagtctatatacatacagtccacataattatgcaatcttgtgtgcgtcaaattgcaatgtact
Proteins encoded in this window:
- the LOC128552795 gene encoding uncharacterized protein LOC128552795 encodes the protein MITWLCFFHCSTCMDFVCGLYSHFLGATLVIMRKFTPDDYLRLIEKYKPTTIQTVPPIMVMFAKYPKVSEYDLSSVKGAVCGAAPLSKEIEDVVKTKLKLPCNNQ